In one window of Halomarina pelagica DNA:
- a CDS encoding alpha/beta fold hydrolase, translating to MEPEVVTHDGRRTAYRRTDFGGGGPTVLYVHGSGGNRGVWVRQYGWREHPGPAVALDLSGHGESEDVTTPPGPETLDAYADDAVAVAREVGADVLVGNSLGGAVVQRVALDRSDDLDLAALVLCGTGAKLGVVDPLKDALATDFEGAIETLHGEDMLFHDADAEARAASEAAMRETGRAVTERDFLTCDAFDVRGRLGDLDAPCLAVTGEHDRLTPVAFHEYLAERLPDCDLSVVPDAAHLSMVEASAAWNAALAEFLDGRVERA from the coding sequence ATGGAACCAGAGGTAGTGACGCACGACGGGCGGCGGACGGCCTACCGCCGGACGGACTTCGGCGGCGGCGGACCGACGGTCCTGTACGTCCACGGGAGCGGCGGGAACCGCGGGGTGTGGGTCCGCCAGTACGGCTGGCGCGAGCATCCCGGCCCGGCGGTCGCGCTCGATCTGAGCGGGCACGGCGAGAGCGAGGACGTGACGACCCCGCCCGGTCCCGAGACGCTCGACGCGTACGCCGACGACGCGGTGGCGGTCGCCCGCGAGGTCGGCGCGGACGTGCTCGTGGGGAACTCCCTCGGCGGCGCGGTCGTCCAGCGGGTCGCGCTCGACCGCAGCGACGACCTCGATCTCGCGGCGCTCGTCCTGTGCGGAACGGGCGCGAAGCTCGGCGTCGTCGACCCCCTGAAGGACGCGCTCGCCACCGACTTCGAGGGCGCGATCGAGACGCTCCACGGCGAGGACATGCTGTTCCACGACGCCGACGCCGAGGCGCGCGCGGCGTCCGAAGCCGCCATGCGCGAGACGGGACGGGCGGTCACCGAACGGGACTTCCTCACCTGCGACGCATTCGACGTGCGCGGCCGACTCGGCGACCTGGACGCCCCCTGCCTCGCCGTGACCGGCGAGCACGACCGCCTCACGCCCGTCGCGTTCCACGAGTACCTCGCCGAGCGGCTCCCCGACTGCGATCTCAGCGTCGTCCCCGACGCGGCCCACCTCTCGATGGTCGAGGCGAGCGCGGCGTGGAACGCGGCGCTCGCGGAGTTCCTCGACGGGCGCGTCGAGCGCGCCTGA